Below is a window of Nitrospirota bacterium DNA.
GGGCGACGTCACAGGCGCCCTTTTGCGCTCCCTGAGAAAAGTGGGCGTGGACGCCAGGCTCCTCATGCCGCTTTACAGGGGGATAAAAAGGGCTTTCCGCCCGGTGGGCACGGGGAAGGACGTCACGGTGACGGTGGCGGGAAGGAGCTACCGGTCGCGGCTGTTTTCCCACGAGGACGCCGTCTACTTCGCCGAATGCAACGAGTTCTTCGACCGCCCCGAGATCTACGGCACCACGCGGGGCGATTACGGAGACAACGCCCTGAGGTTCACCTTCCTCTCCCGTGCGGCCATCGGAGCCTGCCGCGCCCTTGGCTTTGAGCCGGACGTCCTGCACTCAAACGACTGGCACACGGCCCTCATTCCCCTTTACCTGAAGACCACCGAGAGGAGGGTCCGGACCGGCTCCCTGCTGACCATCCATAACCTGGGATACCAGGGGATATTCCCTCCCTCGGCCATAACGGTGACCGGGCTGCCGGGACGGCTCTTCACGACGGAGGTGCTGGAGTTCCACGGCAACCTCAACTTCCTGAAGGGAGGCATCGTGGCGGCCGACGCCGTGAACACAGTGAGCCCGACCTACGCCCGGGAGATAAAAAGCGGGGAGTACGGGTTCGGCCTTGACGGCGTGCTCCACACGCGGGGCAGGGACCTCTCCGGAATAATCAACGGCCTCGACTACGAGACCTGGAACCCTTCCACGGACGTCTCCATCCCGGAGCGGTACGACGCCCGGGACCTCTCGGGAAAGAGGGCCTGCAAGGAAGCCCTGGCTGCGGCCTGCGGCTTCAGCGACAGAAGCGCGCCGGTGGCGGCGTTTGTGGGGAGGCTCGCTTCACAGAAGGGCGTGGACCTGCTTTTGGAGCAGGCCGGGAGCATTTTCGCGGCGGGCCTGAACCTCGCCGTACTGGGCAAGGGGAGCGAGGACCTGCACACGAGGTTCCGGAGCCTCGCCAGGAAGAACCCGGGAAGGCTTCACGTGAGAATCGGCCATGACGAGGCGTTCGCCCATCGGCTTTACGCCGGCGCGGACATGCTCCTCATTCCGTCGCGGTACGAGCCGTGCGGCCTTGCACAGATGATAGCCATGCGCTACGGCACGGTGCCCGTGGCGACGGCCACCGGTGGAATCGTGGACACCGTGGAGGACTTTAACCCCCTGGCGGGCGAGGGGGCGGGCCTGCTTTTTGGAGAAGCCACCGGCGCATGCCTCACGGAGGGAATAAAGAGGGCCCTTTGTGCCTACGCCGACCCGGAGAAGTGGCGGGGCCTGATGCTTGCGGGGATGAAGAAAGAATTCTCCTGGGAGAGCACGGCCTTGCAGTACATGGACCTCTATAGGAGAATCATGGAGAAGAGGGCGGCCCGATGAGCATACGGGCGAAGATCATACTGGTTACCATTGCTTTCATGGCCATGGCGGCCATTCTGGGGGCCGGTGCGCTGTACATCCTCCATCATCTGGGGGAGAATCTGGACACCGTCTTTCACAAGGTCCAGCTGGACAAGTACCACGACAAGCTGACCCTCTCCATTCGGGAGCTGGTGACGGCGGCCGAGGGCTGGGCCGACACGGCGGACGAGACCTACAAGGAGAAGTTCAGGTCGGCGGCCCAGTCGGTGGATGACTCCTTCGGCGAGTTCTCGGCCCTGGTGGACGAGCC
It encodes the following:
- the glgA gene encoding glycogen synthase GlgA, with the protein product MKRNSLKVLLAAAEAAPFAKTGGLGDVTGALLRSLRKVGVDARLLMPLYRGIKRAFRPVGTGKDVTVTVAGRSYRSRLFSHEDAVYFAECNEFFDRPEIYGTTRGDYGDNALRFTFLSRAAIGACRALGFEPDVLHSNDWHTALIPLYLKTTERRVRTGSLLTIHNLGYQGIFPPSAITVTGLPGRLFTTEVLEFHGNLNFLKGGIVAADAVNTVSPTYAREIKSGEYGFGLDGVLHTRGRDLSGIINGLDYETWNPSTDVSIPERYDARDLSGKRACKEALAAACGFSDRSAPVAAFVGRLASQKGVDLLLEQAGSIFAAGLNLAVLGKGSEDLHTRFRSLARKNPGRLHVRIGHDEAFAHRLYAGADMLLIPSRYEPCGLAQMIAMRYGTVPVATATGGIVDTVEDFNPLAGEGAGLLFGEATGACLTEGIKRALCAYADPEKWRGLMLAGMKKEFSWESTALQYMDLYRRIMEKRAAR